A segment of the Psilocybe cubensis strain MGC-MH-2018 chromosome 5, whole genome shotgun sequence genome:
AGACCAAGTTTCTGGTCTGAAACTCGTGGCACGACCTCAAGAAACAAAATAGTTTAATAGTACTAGTATTAGATATTATGTATAAAATACAGCTATATTTTCTGGAATATGTGGACATCGTTGGGATATTGTCAAAAAAGCGAGGTAGCAAAAGGCAACCTCGCTTGTTCAAAGCCACTGGCATGGAAATTGGAAAAACGGATCAAAGATTCTGTGCCAGcgttatctgattagattgCAAAACCACAGTAATACCGAAAGGGGTAATCCAACGGAATCGCGTCATGTGGGTACCCTAATCGCGTTTTTGCTCCTACCCCtcatctttctcttcttccagGCTGCGCTTCTCTGCTTTGCGCTGTCTTGAATATTTGACCGTGTGGAACCCCAGCTTCCAAAGCGTATACTATAGGTCCTCCAGTGTCGGGAGACTTGTGGCTAGCGTGCGCGAAACCGATTAGATCCGGCACGAGCACGACTGTACAACGCTACGCAAACTCAGGAGATTCAGAACCTATACTTTGAAAAGTAGCATCGGCCGACATACGACAGACGATACTTTGCTCATGCGTCATCTCTGACTTCTCTCACACTGACGGTACAAACAAGAACTCCAACTGCGAGACGTCAATattttgtgtgtgtgcaCAAGCAAAAGAAGCACAAGGGTTGCTAATTTCTCCACGAAAAAGTGGATTTTAGACTGGGTGTTTAATTGGGATGGCATCTGCGTCGGCGCTCTGTGCGCGGCGGGTTGTAGGTGCGGCTACACGGGAGAACTGGGTGTATTCAGGAGCGGAAGCAACGGGGACGTGGGTTAAGACGGCGGGAATAGCTCCAGCGCGCGGAAGTGCAAGTGGGATTCTAGGAGCGCGTGGGGTAAGTTTGGCTGGTCCGGGTCCGGGTTCGGGTTCGGGTTTGAATTCGGGTTCGAGCAGAGCGAGGTGTACGGGAACCCGCAGTTGGAGCTTGTCGGCTGTTGCACGACGACCCCATCCACACCTGCATTCACAATGCTCCCATCCTCGCATACAACACGCGGTTTTGGTCAGAGGCGCGTGGCGGACGACGAGTATCGGCATTGCCAGCAGCAGTGGCGGAAGACGGTTATTCCGCCATATGGCGCAGCCGCCACCTGAAGATGGTATTCCAGCTACGAAGAACGCTGCTAGTCCCAGTGCAACTAACTCCACCGTGCAGCAAACACACGGTTCTTCgactgttgctgctgctgctggaaaGGCTGTGGCTACTACATCAACGGCAACAGCGAAGACAACGGCGCCGCCCCCGCCCAAGAAAGAGCATCCAACTAACGCGGAGCAACGCCGGACGGACTGGAGCATCATCAAACGGCTCATGGTTAATGTGTGGCCGAAAAACGACTGGAAGACGCGGTTGACGGTGCTTGGTGGGTTTGGGTTGCTTGTCCTCGCGAAGGTACGCTTGTCTACCTTATCTGCGTGCTGATGGTGAAGGTGGATTGCGGACAAAGGTGTTAAATGTGCAAGTGCCGCAAATTTTCAAGTCGGTAGTGGATTCGCTCAACGTGGATATAACGTCTTCGTCGACAGTGTGGGTGCTTGCTGGGTCGCTGATCATTGGATGTGcgtttttctcttttgaCTTTACTTAGCCATTTCCAATTACTACCGCCGCTCTTACAACGCCAGTGAGACTGACCATCCCTCTTTCTCATAGATGGCGCAGCGAGAATCGGCGCAACACTCTCAAGCGAGCTGTTAAACGCAGTATTTGCCAACATTAGCCAGCGTGCAGTGCGCAAGGTCGCAAGGCAGACGTTTGAGCATTTGCTTAATCTCGATCTTAAATTCCACCTGAGCCGGCAGACGGGTGGGTTGACGCGGGCTATTGATCGTGGGACCAAGTGAGTGCTTTTATTGCGTTGCTGTATGTATACTAAGCTTTGCTGAACTTTGGCTGTGGCCCCTTGTAATGTAGGGGTATTACGTTTTTATTGCAGGCCATTATTTTCAGAATTGCGCCTACTGCGCTGGAAATTAGCATGGTTTGTGGAATTTTGGTGAGTGTTTTGTTGGTTTTGAGGACTAGGTCAATTTCTAAcgcttttttgtttctttgatGACGTAGACATATAAGTTTGGATGGGACTTTGCAGCTATTACTGCTTTGGCGATGGTTGCGTATACTTGGTTTACTGTACGGACGACTTCCTGGAGGTTTGCGTTTTTTTATGCTTTAATGTTATTTACTGACTATTTCTTTGGAATATAGAACTCGTTTCAGGCGAGAGGCTAATCAGGCCGACAACAAAGCTGCTACCGTTGCAGTCGACTCATTGATCAACTTCGAAGctgtcaaggtgcgcttGGCCAAATATATCCCCACGTTGTGCATACCCCTCATAGTGCCTTTCCTCCCCTCTTCCCTCCCACTTTCCACTTTCCACTCAACTTCCATATGCTTCTTTGACACCAGTAGCATTTCAACAACGAAAAGTATGAAATTGCACAGTACGACAAGCATTTGGCGGATTATGAAAAGTCGAGTGTGAAGATTACGACGTCCCTGGCGTATTTGAATTCGGGGCAGAATGTCATCTTCTCGAGTGCGTTGACGCTGGCAATGTTTTTGGCTGCGCAGGGTGTTGTGAATGGTGGgtttgtttgttgttttCATACTATGCATCGATGGTTTGCTGAGATATTATGCGCGTCATAGGTACTATGACTGTCGGAGATTTGGTCATGGTCAACCAGCTGATTTTCCAGCTGTCGCTGCCTCTCAACTTTTTGGGCACGATTTATAGGGAGATGAGGCAAAATCTTTTGGATATGGAGGTGTTGTACAAACTTGTTGAGGAAAACACACCAGCAAAGGTATATCTTTTTTACAACCATTCCCGATCAACCCATTGAGGCTGTCATTTTAGGACGCAGAAGACGCGCAACCGCTAACTCTCAACGGCGGATCGATTCGGTTCGACAACGTCGCGTTCGCATACCACCCTGACCGGCCCATCTTCCGCAACCTCTCTTTCACGGTACCCGCCGGGAAAAAAGTAGCCATCGTCGGACCCTCAGGGTGCGGCAAATCCACCGTTTTCCGCCTTCTCTACCGATTTTACGAGCCATCTTCTGGGCGAATCTTCATCGACGGGCAAGATGTGACGCGGGTGCAGCTCGAGTCGCTCCGGCGCAATATCGGTGTGGTGCCGCAGGATACGCCGTTGTTCCATGCGGATATTATGCATAACGTGAGGTATGGAAGGCTGGATGCGACCGATGAGGAGGTGGTAGAGGCTGCTAGGAAGGCTAATGTGGATAAGACAATCGAGAGGTTGCCTGCTGGGTATGGGACGATGGTGGGTGAGCGCGGGTTAATGATTAGTGGTGGGGAGAAACAACGATTGGCGGTGGCGAGGGTTATGTTGAAGGATCCGCCGATTTTGTTCTTTGATGAGGCTGTAagtttttttccttcttcttcctccgaGAAGCGTAACTTTATTGAATTGTTTCCCTGCTTTTTCGTTTAGACTTCTGCTTTGGATGCTCATACCGAGTCGGAGCTTATGAAGAACATCAACACGGCACTACTGGATAAAGCACGTACAAGCATCTTCATTGCTCATCGTCTGCGCACCGTTGTTGAATCCGGTgcgtctctctttctctctctacTCTTTAACTTTTTTTCTCACCATGACTAATCCTTCTTGTTTATTCTCCTATTCTTGGGACCTGTAGATTTGATCATTGTGCTAAGAGAAGGCGAAGTGGTCGAGCAGGGTACACATGATGAGCTTATGAAGCTGCGAGGGCTATATTATAGCATGTGGCAACAGCAAGCTTCGCTGGAGAAGAtagaggaggaaggtgaagaggcgttggaggGTTAGATTTATCAGTTTCGTGGATTTGAGGTATCGGTTTGCTGTGCTGgcttcctctctttttcttttatggTTGTCTCTCATCACCACTCTTTTTTTCGTCTCATTATCTACACAACTCACGATGGAATAGAGCATTGCATTTAGGCTTTGTGCAATTTTCCGAGGTTCGGGATTCAATCGAGGACAGAGCTGCATGATGAGGTCACGTGATCGTTCAGAATCAGTTTTCGCGTCGGAGAGGGAGACAACTTTTTGAACTTAGATGAAACTCTCGCTTTCACTTAAACCACTTTGAAGATCTACATGTCTCTGGCCTTTCCTGATTATATGAAGTCGGTATGAACTCTGTCCGTTTCGGAGATTAATTTGGTTCCAGAGGTAATGGAAGTTGAAGTTCGGGTATGTTTGAGGACCGGTTGAAGAAGTTCCTTGTCTTGTCTGGTCAACGTCATGATTACGGTGTGATGTGGAGAGGGCATTGACTATAAGAACCTGCGCTGCTGGCTAGGGAGGTATAGGCTCAGGATAATCCGCGTCTCTTGGAGTTTTTCGGTGCGGTGAGCGCGCGTATTtacttctttgcttttgttGTCTGCTTTGTGTGCTTATggttttttctcctttttctccAGCAACCCATTGCGTTAAGTTCACTTGAAATCTCATACAGCTTTATTGTACTGGACAATGGCGAAATATAAACTCGGATTCTTGTTACTCCTCGTCAGCACCGCGATGGCGGCGCCGCGTTCCCAACCCCAGATGCAGACGCAGATTGACTCCATGGTATCCCGCAGTACGGTGCCCCCGGAGTTTCAATGCGACAGGAACTGTTACCCGTGGCCGACGCAATGTAATAGTATCTCGTATTCGGTGCTTGAACCGGAGGGATGTTATAGATGTTGTTTGTTGCCTGATCATACGACGGTGGGAGGAGGAAATGGGGATGATGGGGAGGTATAGGTATAGGTATAGGTGTTAGGTATGTGCGTTTTTCTTGTTCAGAAGGCACTTGTATGCGCCTTGTTGATGTGTTCTTTTGGCGCTTATTTTAGACGTATGCGTGTGGAACTTTTAGGACTCTCAGAGGTTTATGCAGATGTTCTGTGTTCAATGCGAAATCTATAGaggtttttgttcttttgttGGTTATTCTTGCTGTTGTGAGTAACTGACCTATCTGGAATTCATGCTCCTTCCCGACTAGGTATTATATGCAATCAACTTCCTCCCCTCTCTTCACCAGATTTCAAACACTAACGACTTGTTCTTCTTTGATTTATCACATGTACATGTCTAAATTGCCGTCGTATCCGCGGCTCGCTTTCGCCTTTTTATCCTTACTCCTTACTCCTGTCCTTCTTCGCCGCCTATCGCCCTCACTCTTGCTTCTGCTAGATCCCGAAAAGGCGTGTTTTGCAGGTCGAATGGTGACATTGGCGTTGGTATTTAAATTGGCAGAACAATGATGGCGTTAACGTAACGCATAGATATGGATATGGGGCACGGGACACAGATGGTGTGTTTAAATTGTTCGAAGGTAAGTGTGGTCATACTCACAAGTAGCTTTATTTTTGCAACTTATGGCTGTGCGGGCTCGTCATCGGGTGAGTAATGTATAGGTATGCGCGTGTACTAGTGTCTGGATTCTGTGTCGAGTATGTTCTTGCGACGAACTGCTATTGCAATCGCTTCAACTCGGCGATGGTAAAAAGACTGTGTGTCTTCCTCGGATCTATCATCTATGTCATCCTTTAATTTCCTGGCTCTTTTACTCGAGGTACGTGTGTATGCGCTATTCTTATTCACGGTTCGGGAGGACTCTCGATTGAAGATTCTGACGTGATATATCAGACAGAGCATGGGCCGTTGATTGTGAAAATGAatgtgattgtgaatgtgaatgtaaACGTGAGTGTTGAATGTTGAATGCCGTCAAAGGCGAGTAATTGCGATGTCATTTGCTTCCGTCGCATTGCCTTTGCATTGCGTTGCGTTAATTTCCGTAATCATTCTTGCTCCTGACTCCTGGCTCCTGGCTCCTGGCTCCTGCCCCTTTCCCTCCTCCCTTACCattttttcctccttttgtTGTGGTGTGATCTGTGATTTTGCTTCTTGAAATCTTCATTGTTCACTGAGGTGTGAGTATTTACGTCAAACTCGCGTTTGATGTGTGATATGTTATCGCCTTTGTTTGATGCATCGTGGGTATGTCGAGCCGTGTATGTGTGTATTCTATGCAGGTGAAGTGGAAGGGCTCAGGCTGGGAAGGAAGGAGTGCGAGAGCCGCTTTTCGTCCTATCTAAGCtatgattgtgattgtgattgtgattgtgatcaATCAACActatgatgtgatgtgatatGAAGCTGTGGTGATCATGAAAATTATATCATATCCTACTTCTATCCTGCATCAGGCTCTGTTAGGGGTATAtttttgaagcttgaagtttTATAATTGGGGTCTATTCAGTTTTTGACATTTGTTCAGGTAGGCGTTGAATCATTTGGGAATTGGGAATAGGAATTCtcctatatatatataaatatataCATCATATACACTTTTATCTACTCATTCTAGTTACCGTTAGTAGTACTACCAGTACCAGTGCTAACTCGACTCGACCTCGAAGACTACTACCCGAGTCCACTCTGCGCCACCAGACTCGGTCAAGGTAAATTTGCAATCGCTCTATTTATTCATTATTTCGCTTACAGTTGTCGTCTTGAACTTCTTTGCATTGGATTTGGTTGGCATTAGTGGAATGTTTAGATAGGAGTGGGAGTGTGAGGAGATGCCAGATGATCGTGGTGGTGCGATAAATAATGAGTCTTTTGGTTGGGTGGGAGGAGATCATGTCATGATGGGGCAGTGGCAGGCAGTAGCGGTGGTAGTAGTGTCAGTCGGGATGTCACCGGACGAGACCGTACAGTTGTCAGTCTCAGACgtcaaagagagaataaaaCATATATAGATGTAGTATTAGTACTAGAAGAACGTGAAGTTGAAGCAAAGGTAATGATCTCCGAGGCTagtttattttatttttttactctggttctggtgttggttttggttttgggtttCCTCGAGGTTCGGCTTCGGCTTCGGGATTGGATCTTTCTTGTATTATTTGGACTCTTGATTCTGATTCAGCGTGTTAAGTTCTGCTGTAACGCAAGTGCAATGTTTATACTGTTAATTGGTGAAAGTTTTTAGGAAGGGGAGCCTGGGGAGGGAAGAGTGACGGGCGCTTATGACTAATTTCCTGTGTTGAACTTCTGACTACTAGTTATATAAATATATCTGTAGGCAAATATGTACACATGTACATTGTGTACGTATGTCGTTGTATGATTTTACTTTGTTTTGATTTTCATTTGAATGAGCCGaacagaagatgaagatgtagatgtggatgaagatgaagatgatctGGCCCGTGAGATGAGTGATGAGTCTGAGTTTGAGACTTTGTGAATGTGCATGCCATTCACACTATGCGTATGTACATACATAAGTAGAAGTTTGACACAAACCAGCTCTGTATTGTATATGACATGCATTACCCAGCAAGCAGAGTTTACTTATGTACTATGGACGGATGGGTGATCAAGCGGCGGCGAGCCGAATGATGGTGTGCTAAAAATAGCGCTGCGTCGATGAACAATTGAAACTTGGAAAAATTTCGTGATGTTTTGAGTTTTG
Coding sequences within it:
- a CDS encoding Iron-sulfur clusters transporter atm1, mitochondrial yields the protein MAQPPPEDGIPATKNAASPSATNSTVQQTHGSSTVAAAAGKAVATTSTATAKTTAPPPPKKEHPTNAEQRRTDWSIIKRLMVNVWPKNDWKTRLTVLGGFGLLVLAKVLNVQVPQIFKSVVDSLNVDITSSSTVWVLAGSLIIGYGAARIGATLSSELLNAVFANISQRAVRKVARQTFEHLLNLDLKFHLSRQTGGLTRAIDRGTKIAPTALEISMTYKFGWDFAAITALAMVAYTWFTVRTTSWRTRFRREANQADNKAATVAVDSLINFEAVKHFNNEKYEIAQYDKHLADYEKSSVKITTSLAYLNSGQNVIFSSALTLAMFLAAQGVVNGTMTVGDLVMVNQLIFQLSLPLNFLGTIYREMRQNLLDMEVLYKLVEENTPAKDAEDAQPLTLNGGSIRFDNVAFAYHPDRPIFRNLSFTVPAGKKVAIVGPSGCGKSTVFRLLYRFYEPSSGRIFIDGQDVTRVQLESLRRNIGVVPQDTPLFHADIMHNVRYGRLDATDEEVVEAARKANVDKTIERLPAGYGTMVGERGLMISGGEKQRLAVARVMLKDPPILFFDEATSALDAHTESELMKNINTALLDKARTSIFIAHRLRTVVESDLIIVLREGEVVEQGTHDELMKLRGLYYSMWQQQASLEKIEEEGEEALEG